One Syntrophales bacterium DNA window includes the following coding sequences:
- a CDS encoding homocysteine S-methyltransferase family protein gives MTLKANHRIHAILKDRCIVLDGATGTELQKRGMPPGVCPEVWCLDNPDVIRDIHEGYLKAGADIIYTCTFGANRFKLAQYNRSDVYGMNRDLARIARRAAGRKGLVAGDIGSTGRFVEPFGDLAFEEAVAVFTEQIRGLVDGGVDLLVIETMIDIQEARAALLAAREAADLFTLVTMTFEEGGRTLTGTDPAAALVTLQSLGADAVGCNCSSGPAEMVRLIGAMSPVRAVPLVAKPNAGMPQMRDGETVFSMTPRDFASHARSFLALGVAFLGGCCGTTPEHIRELKDSLQGLRPEGRLPHRVSALSSCRKALFIEQGNPLLIVGEGINPTGRPALQEELRRGRTTIIERLGRDQEDQGADLLDVNVGAPGVDEPAMMVSALKALSATATLPLVIDSPDPAVIEAGLRIYPGRALINSISGESSQLEVMLSLAARYGAMFILLPLAEGGVPGNAGERKDIIRSVYREARRRGFTKADIVIDGLVMTVSTDAAAPLETLATVEWATRSFKCPTILGLTNVSHGLPARKWLNAAFLAMAQSRGLTMAIANPAQEELMHVKAGGDVLTGRDRDGAAFCGRFAEGTTEKRRDRSGENRLPLEEKIARAVREGSRESIEALLKAALDNGIHPEDILSGMLIPTISDVGIGYERKELFLPQLVAAAETMQRGVAYLEPLLKKDRKKSAAPGTIVMATVEGDIHDIGKNIVILMLKNQGYTIIDLGKDVPAERIIGEARRVRADLIGLSALMTTTMVSMEKTILKARSEGLTCPIMVGGAVVTSSWASSIGAHYARDGVDAVRRADTLLRTTSKAK, from the coding sequence GTGACACTGAAAGCAAACCATAGGATCCACGCAATTCTGAAAGACCGCTGTATCGTTCTTGACGGGGCGACAGGTACGGAACTGCAGAAGCGGGGAATGCCTCCGGGAGTCTGCCCGGAGGTCTGGTGCCTCGACAACCCCGACGTAATCCGCGACATTCATGAGGGCTACCTGAAGGCCGGCGCCGACATCATCTACACCTGCACCTTCGGCGCCAACCGTTTCAAGCTGGCCCAATACAACCGGTCCGACGTATACGGGATGAACCGGGATTTGGCCCGAATCGCCCGCCGGGCGGCGGGAAGGAAGGGGCTTGTTGCCGGGGACATCGGGAGCACCGGGCGTTTCGTGGAGCCCTTTGGAGACCTTGCCTTCGAGGAAGCCGTGGCCGTTTTCACCGAGCAGATTCGGGGTCTCGTCGACGGCGGGGTCGACTTGCTTGTCATCGAAACGATGATCGATATCCAGGAGGCCCGGGCGGCACTGCTGGCGGCACGGGAAGCGGCGGACCTGTTCACTCTGGTGACCATGACTTTCGAGGAGGGGGGACGGACACTCACCGGAACAGATCCTGCCGCTGCGCTTGTCACGCTCCAGAGCCTCGGCGCGGATGCCGTGGGCTGCAACTGCTCATCGGGACCGGCCGAAATGGTCCGCCTCATCGGGGCCATGAGCCCCGTGCGCGCCGTACCCCTGGTCGCGAAGCCGAACGCCGGCATGCCCCAGATGAGGGACGGGGAGACTGTCTTTTCCATGACACCCCGTGACTTCGCCTCCCACGCCCGGTCATTCCTGGCTCTCGGCGTCGCATTCCTGGGCGGATGCTGCGGAACGACTCCGGAGCATATCAGAGAATTGAAAGATTCCCTTCAGGGTCTGCGGCCGGAGGGACGGCTCCCGCACCGGGTAAGCGCCCTCAGTTCATGCCGGAAGGCCCTCTTCATCGAGCAGGGGAACCCTCTCCTGATTGTGGGAGAGGGAATCAACCCCACGGGCAGGCCGGCCCTCCAGGAAGAACTCCGCCGGGGCCGGACAACGATTATCGAGCGTCTGGGCCGGGACCAGGAAGACCAGGGGGCCGACCTCCTTGACGTCAATGTGGGCGCTCCCGGCGTGGACGAACCCGCCATGATGGTATCGGCCCTGAAAGCCCTGTCAGCGACCGCCACGCTTCCGCTCGTGATCGATTCGCCCGATCCGGCGGTCATTGAAGCCGGGCTGCGGATCTATCCGGGCCGGGCCCTCATCAATTCCATTTCCGGCGAGTCCTCACAACTGGAAGTCATGCTTTCCCTCGCGGCCCGCTACGGTGCCATGTTCATTCTGCTCCCCCTGGCCGAAGGTGGTGTTCCCGGAAACGCCGGGGAACGCAAGGACATCATACGATCTGTCTATCGAGAGGCGCGGCGCAGGGGATTCACAAAGGCGGACATCGTCATCGACGGGCTCGTCATGACCGTGTCCACGGACGCCGCGGCACCCCTTGAAACCCTTGCAACCGTCGAATGGGCGACCCGCTCCTTCAAATGCCCGACGATACTGGGACTGACCAATGTGTCCCACGGACTGCCCGCACGAAAGTGGCTCAACGCCGCTTTTCTCGCCATGGCCCAATCCCGGGGATTGACCATGGCCATCGCAAACCCGGCGCAGGAAGAACTCATGCACGTAAAGGCAGGCGGTGACGTTCTTACCGGCCGGGATCGGGACGGAGCGGCCTTCTGCGGACGATTCGCCGAAGGGACGACGGAAAAGAGACGCGACAGGTCCGGGGAGAACCGGCTTCCCCTGGAAGAAAAAATAGCACGGGCCGTCAGGGAGGGGTCCCGCGAGAGCATCGAAGCATTGCTGAAGGCGGCCCTCGACAACGGCATCCATCCCGAGGACATTCTGTCGGGCATGCTCATCCCCACTATATCCGACGTGGGAATCGGGTACGAACGGAAAGAACTCTTTCTCCCCCAACTGGTCGCCGCCGCCGAAACGATGCAACGGGGAGTGGCATACCTGGAACCGCTGCTGAAAAAGGACCGGAAAAAATCAGCGGCACCGGGAACGATCGTCATGGCCACCGTGGAGGGTGACATTCACGATATCGGGAAAAACATCGTTATCCTCATGCTCAAAAACCAGGGATACACCATCATCGACCTGGGCAAGGACGTGCCCGCCGAACGGATCATCGGAGAAGCACGCCGTGTCCGGGCCGACCTCATAGGCCTTTCGGCCCTCATGACGACCACCATGGTTTCAATGGAGAAAACCATACTCAAGGCGCGCTCTGAAGGACTTACCTGCCCCATCATGGTGGGAGGTGCCGTGGTGACATCTTCATGGGCATCCTCAATCGGGGCCCACTACGCCAGAGACGGCGTCGACGCCGTCCGCAGGGCCGACACCCTGTTGAGAACGACATCAAAAGCAAAATAA